In Nostoc sp. UHCC 0926, a single genomic region encodes these proteins:
- a CDS encoding DUF1565 domain-containing protein produces MIHPRVFSKYRRVDVLIAKLKFLKSARLLFFSFSVLSFTVGMVAVSIAFLGTSLGSASAKLAVGEASRREGIAQIPLTPDSAPLGEKTNSQVKVLFVNPSGGDDSTGNGSESAPVKTITQALRLAKTNTVIMLSTGTYSAETGEIFPLILKPGVSIQGNPSNQGKDIIIQGGGDYLSRSFAGQNVAIVGANQAFLTGVTVTNSNHRGYGLWIESSNPVVAENTFIGSTQDGISVSGNAAPTISKNYFDRNGANGITIAGNSSPQVKENVFHQTGFGINIAQNAAPIVIGNQIQNNRSGIVVQATAHPILRNNSIQDSKEDGLVAIAQAMPDLGNASEPGGNAFQNNARYDINASAAKQVISAAGNNLVSSRITGKVDINGTTALATQNSQPAPVPNNVLREIPPTGEITFSAAGVSETTNGQTSNSISPNNPVSTQLNSQLLPLVPANIPLSLPISNQQQATSKVAGFPTPSSLSGRQIPTNTSRVATSSPAEPPDTPQLNYVRIDPNTIEFTAPQYPSNSVAQPPVPTMSAQTQQPLPILETAAPNAEALLPVPDHNIPIANTRKMRTSSASIPYSGNSATQFGVRYRVVVPLFTDKEKDLVRSLAPDAFPTVWQGQRVMQAGVFSSEYNAKEMLKTLSSNGLRAIMEPLN; encoded by the coding sequence AAGTATAGCGTTCTTGGGTACAAGCCTGGGTAGTGCGTCAGCGAAGCTCGCCGTTGGCGAAGCCTCTCGTAGAGAAGGCATCGCTCAGATTCCATTGACACCAGATTCAGCACCTCTGGGTGAAAAAACAAATTCTCAGGTTAAGGTGCTATTTGTCAACCCAAGTGGCGGAGATGACAGCACAGGTAATGGCAGCGAATCCGCTCCGGTGAAAACAATTACCCAAGCGTTGCGATTAGCTAAAACCAATACTGTAATTATGCTCTCCACGGGCACTTATAGCGCCGAGACAGGAGAGATTTTCCCCTTAATACTGAAACCGGGTGTTTCAATTCAAGGCAACCCTAGTAATCAAGGAAAGGATATTATCATTCAGGGAGGTGGTGATTACCTGAGCCGGAGCTTTGCCGGTCAAAATGTCGCAATTGTCGGAGCAAACCAAGCCTTCCTGACTGGGGTGACGGTGACGAACTCCAATCACCGTGGTTACGGTTTATGGATTGAATCTAGCAATCCGGTAGTTGCAGAAAATACATTTATTGGTAGTACCCAGGATGGGATTTCCGTCAGTGGTAATGCTGCACCTACCATTAGTAAGAATTATTTTGATCGCAATGGAGCTAATGGCATCACAATTGCCGGTAACTCCAGTCCCCAAGTGAAAGAAAATGTCTTTCACCAAACGGGTTTTGGGATCAATATTGCCCAAAATGCCGCTCCTATAGTCATAGGTAATCAAATTCAGAACAATAGATCGGGAATTGTGGTACAAGCCACTGCCCACCCGATTTTGCGGAATAATTCTATTCAAGATAGTAAAGAAGATGGTTTAGTAGCGATCGCTCAAGCAATGCCAGATTTGGGTAATGCATCCGAACCTGGGGGTAATGCATTTCAAAATAATGCTCGTTACGATATTAACGCCAGCGCTGCTAAACAAGTGATTTCTGCTGCTGGTAATAATCTTGTGAGTAGTCGCATCACTGGTAAGGTAGATATTAACGGTACAACAGCACTAGCAACCCAAAATTCTCAACCCGCCCCTGTCCCAAATAATGTGTTACGAGAAATACCACCAACTGGGGAAATCACCTTCTCGGCTGCTGGAGTTTCTGAAACTACTAATGGGCAAACCAGCAACAGCATTTCACCTAATAATCCTGTTTCTACACAATTAAACAGTCAATTGCTGCCATTAGTGCCAGCCAATATACCACTTTCCCTGCCTATATCCAATCAACAGCAAGCCACCTCTAAAGTTGCCGGTTTTCCTACTCCTAGCAGCTTGTCAGGTAGACAAATACCAACTAACACTTCAAGAGTTGCAACTTCCAGTCCAGCAGAGCCGCCTGATACGCCACAGTTGAATTATGTGCGAATCGATCCCAATACAATTGAGTTTACGGCTCCTCAGTACCCATCGAATTCAGTAGCACAGCCACCAGTTCCAACCATGAGCGCTCAAACACAGCAGCCATTACCAATACTAGAAACTGCTGCCCCAAATGCTGAAGCACTATTGCCAGTTCCTGATCACAATATCCCCATTGCTAATACTCGCAAGATGCGAACAAGTTCTGCAAGTATTCCTTATAGTGGTAACTCTGCCACACAGTTCGGTGTACGTTATCGCGTGGTAGTTCCACTCTTCACTGATAAGGAAAAAGATTTAGTGCGATCGCTAGCTCCAGATGCGTTTCCCACAGTTTGGCAAGGACAAAGAGTTATGCAAGCAGGAGTATTTAGCAGTGAATATAACGCTAAAGAAATGCTAAAAACACTCTCTAGCAATGGTTTAAGAGCCATTATGGAACCGTTGAATTGA